Within Vidua chalybeata isolate OUT-0048 chromosome 26, bVidCha1 merged haplotype, whole genome shotgun sequence, the genomic segment gggacacctccaaCTGTCCCAGGGGGCTCCAAGccccctccaacctggccttgggcactgtcagggatccaggggcaccACAGCTCCTCAGGGTGGATGAAGCCAGCAGGATCTCAGGGGAATCCAGCAGGTTTATAAGGATCTTCTGTGGGAATTTCACACCTGCAGGAAGTGGGGGCATTTTTTGGGGGTGCAGAGCCAGATTTGGGACTTCCTCTGTGTGGATGGGCCTCAGCAGCCACCCTCAGTGTGGCCTCCAGCCAAGGGAATAGGGacactgccctgggcccagctcCTCAtgtggagcaggcaggagctgaggaggcACTGAGCATCCCCACCCTGCTCCTCACCTGGATCCAGCTCCCAGGAGTGGGGATTGGGATCCTGGGctcacccccagctcctgcccctcggggggctctgagccctgtgcacagagcagggctgacCCTGGTGTGCTCTCAACgctgcctctgccagctgctgctaGGGCAGGTGTTTCCCAAAGCCCCGAGCACTTCCAGGCTTGGAGAAATTCTCCCCAGAATGGGAGGAAAGTCTGGTGCCTCCAGCCCCAGTAATCACCCCTCGTGAGGCAGCCCAGATGTttgcaaggaagaaaaggctcaAATATGGCAATTTTCAAGCTTTATccaagcaaaataatttttaaacaccACATGAGGCTTCCAAACTGGGGCGGGGGAAGCCTGGCTTTGCTCCCACTGCTTGGGAACAGGGAGGAGCCATGGGGCCGCCCCATCCCAGGCACCTatcccaggctctgctcctcctgccctccatcTGCTCTCTCTCTGATGCAGAATCTCCAATTCCCTGGCAGATTTGATAGAGCTGATGCTGATTCAAACCTCCCAAATGCACCAGCTGTTGATGCATGGCCTGGCCGTGGCAGCTCTGATGCCCCTTGGTGCggggccagccccagcccctgcccaggtgaggctCGGGGGTGGGGCTGGGTGGGCAAAGGGACCCAAGAGGGGGCAGAGGGACGTGCCCAGGACTCCTCAGGATCACCACGTGCTGCCTGGGGACCTTTGAGGGTGCTTTGGGAccttctgcctgcagcacctgggtGGTTCCAGCCCAGCTCCGAGCAGCCctttgggggtttggggcttgCTTTGGACCCCGGCTCTGACAGCTCAAACACCAGCCAGGCCTCGGGAAGAGGTTCAGCCCAGCTGGGAAGAGCCGGGAGCCTCTGGAAGTGCAGCCCAACCcggcaggaaggctctgcaggggctgccATTTAAAAATCCATCTTGAACCAAAACAGTATGAAACTTTTCATCTCCTTGGGGGGAACAAAACAGCTtttggggcagggctgggctctggcagctgctgagtttgctgccagctggcagctccaggcactcagcccctgccctcccagtgccaccagtgcagggacagccaggactgGACCCTGTCTGCTCAAACGGGTCTCAGGCAGATCAAAGGGCTCTTCCCACGGGCTTTTGGTCCCATCTGTGGGGCTGCcaccccccgtgtccccggcAGCCGCGTTCCCACGCGGCTGCCCCCGGGGCTTTGTGTGGAACCGAGCCCACCCAGCGGGAGCGGCCGGGTGCGATCCCTGGCAAGCGGCGCTTTGGGAGCCCCggagcccggcccagccctgcctctgtTCCCCTCCCCGCAGGCGCTGGCGGAGCCTTCGCAGGgcaaggaggaagaggaggccGTGGTTTTCCACCATCACTACATCCCCTGGCCcgtgcccggcccggcccccgtGCGATTCCTGCGCTCCTCACTTGGGGACGGGCGGTGAGTGCCGGGGTGGGGCTCGGTGCCACCCCGGTGGGGCAGCCCCTCCAGGGGACACCATCCATCCGTCACTGACCTGTCCTCGCTcctctccagcagagctgtgccccccccgccgccccccagTGCCACCGGGACAGTGGGACCCGGAGTCCCCCCAGCAGCGGGTAAGGACAGCCTGGGGGACATTGTCCCCACGGCTCCCGACAGGAGCAGCTTTCCCTCAGGCTTCCATCACCCCAGGCTGagcttccctgctccctgtccccatcccatcccatcccatcccatcccatcccatcccatcccatcccatcccatcccatcccatcccatcccatcccatcccatccttgTCTCCACAGAGTTCTACAGCGCGGAGGAGCGGGGGCTGTGAGCTCTGCCTCCCTCGATCCCGGATGGATGCTCCGTGATTCCCGTGCTTTGGGgtggccccagggcaggggtggcacagccccggggacaccccggcCCTGtcacagccccccagccctgtcacagccccagggacagccccgtGCCAGCCGGGCCCTGCTCCCCCACCAAGCCACCAGGCCGGagtggcacaggctgtgctgtgtccccgggggaggggacagaggatGGTCCCAGCCTTCATTAGTCCCTCCAGCTCTCAATGCAACATTGCCTGTAATTTGCTTTGTTAAGAGAGCGTCCTGCTGTTGCTAATTAAGCATCTGTAATTACATGGGCTGGTGGCTCCGTGCCTGAGTGCAGGGGCTCCctcggggctgggggcaccCAGAGCCATGGGGGGGAGGGGGtctggcagtgcctgggggACTGAGAGGAGTCCTGGGGGGTCAGTCAGGTCTGGGGGGtgagggggtgctggggggtcTGTCAGGTCTGGGGGGTGAGGGGGTGCTGGGGTGGTGCTGGAGCTCCAGAGTGAGATCTCctggctgagcacaggcagagctgcgTCTTGGTGGGGATGTGGTCTGGAGAGCAGCCTGAGAGGGAAATCCCGGAGTTTCCCAGGATTCAGCGACCCCTCTGTTCCCCAggaagcaggaggaagtggAGAGTGAAGGCTTttgggtgctgggagctgtcccctgcctgtgccacctcACCAGCCCCATAGAggggtgccagccctgctgtgccctaGGGGGGTTCCAGgcttttccctggagcagagctcctggcaggagACCTTGGGGCCGGTGCTCTGGAGCTCTGAGGATGCAGAAAGGCACCTTAAACCCCCTCCTTGGACTGccctgcctctcctctgcccagtgGAAGGCAGGATTTaccttccctgtgctctggagtGGGCAGGTCTTCCCCGGCCTGGCCCCTGGAGGAGCTCCCAAATGTGGAGCAGGAGGATCACGTTGGATTCCAACAGGAAggtccagctcctccagctgggaGGGACTGAAGGAGGCATCCAAAAGCAAAGCTGGGTTTGATGGGAGACCAGGCTGGTGTCCAAGATTCCCCCATGAACACAGAatgggaaggaggaggtgaAGAGTCACCCGGAATGGGCTGGACAGGAAGGGTGGGCTCGAGATGTGACCCAATCTTTGCTTTAATATGAGAATAATGAGAGGAATGGGAGGGTGAAGCAATGGGCATTGCAACACCCCTGGTGGACGTAACCCCGGGGTTACTGGTCAAACTGGGGCACCCTCCAGCATggccagagcctggggacatcTCTGTCACCTccaggggacaggggaaggcGTGGGTGGaagggcagccctgggcacgGCGGGGCAGCGATGCAGAGAGGTTGGGCTGAGGGCAGGTCCTGCCCGGtgaggcaggagggctgggctggtCCCAGCAGAGGTGACACCTGCCCAGGAGTGGCCTGGGGTGACTGGGAGACCCCCGAGACCCCCGAGACAACCCGCTGGGGTTGTTATGGGGAGGCACAAGGGGATCtcgctgctcccagctcctggcccgAGGTCAGGGCTGAGCCGAtggccctgggcagcagcacagggatgcccctccttccccacccctggaggtgtcccaggccGGGTgggacggggcttggagcaccctgggatggtgggaggtgtccctgccatggcagggctggcactggatgggctctGAGGTCCGTCCCACCCAAACCCTCCCAGAATTCTGGGATTCCCTGATCTGGGCCATGgaccagcagggctgggagaagctgctggggGCTGACACCAgcccagtgtccctgctgtgacaAGGACTTGGTTCCAGGAGTTTCCAGGGGGCTGGCCTGGATCCTGCAAGGcaccagagcaggaggagaggttAATTACAGCCTGTGCTAATTGCACCCGTGAAAACACCTCATGCaacacagctcctggctgccaaCTGGGCCAAGGGCTGGCACctcctgcaggctgggctggcagtgggggGTGGCAGAGCCCGGCCCCCCAGGCACTGTGGGACCCTGGGGACAGATGCTGAGCTTTGGGAGGGGAAGGACAGAGGGGCTCCTACTGCCCAAATTGAGCAAGGGATGGGGAGCAGTGGTGCCTCATTCCTGCTGTCATTCCAGGTGGGAGATGTCTTCCAATACTTTGATGCTCTGCAGGGTGAGGTTTGGGTGCCAGCAGGTGactgtgcccagcctggctggggtgaTGGCCATggaccaggagcagctcctgctgtccccaccagCCGAGACTCCCTTTctcagggctggcagccccGTGGCCAGGAGAGgttcctgggacagggacacttttGTGAGCAGCAGGTCTGAGCTCCCCAATTGAGAGTCACTGCCATGGCTTTCAATAGCCCAGGAGGTGACAGCGGTGACAGCTCGGGTGACTCAGGGTCCCCGTGTGACTCATGGCCACTCTCCACCCTTGGGTGGGTGTCCCGCTTCCACCTGAGCCACTCCATCCTGGGGATGAGATCCACAGCGAGCCTTCCCCTGGGCCAGCCCCGGCCGCCCACGCAGGATCCTCCTGATTCACCTGCCCCGCTCCCGGCAGCCTCGGCCActctcccggcccggcccgggctgAGCTCGGGGCGGCACCatggacctgctgctgctgcacgggctgctgctcctgcccctggcagcactgctgctctaCAGGTGCAGCCCCCGCTTCCAGTTCCTCTGCAAGGTGGCCTTTTTCAACTGCTGGATCGTGGCCTTGgccaccctgctgtcccccttGGCCGCCCTCCGGGGACGCTCCGTGGAGAACATGAGGTGAGTgtgggctggggatggggggagCTGGCTGGGGCTTGGCTCAGCTGGAGGAAATCCCGTGGTTTGTGGCCacaggctctgccctgccctggctggagccacagctgggtcacagctggtggcagagccctggggccAAGGCCAGGGCTGTGGTCACATCTGTGGGGCAGTGAAGTGCAGCTTGTGGTGTGAGAGGTGCTGGCTGTACCCAGGGAGGGTCAGGTCATGCTGGAGTTGGAATCTATGGTCTCTGAGGGATGAAATAACATAAATGGGGTcattcctgcccatggcaacGTTGGGGTCATCATTGGGTGGGTAACAGGGGGTTTGGAGGTGCCGTCAGGGCAGGGGGCAAATACATGCCCAGTTCTGTGTCGCTGGCTCTGGTTTTGCCCATGAGACACCCAGGAACAGCACTTTGGCAGAGGGAttgagggtggagaggccctggcacagagtaTTCcatggctgccccatccctggaagtgtcccaggccaggctggacagggcttggagcagcctgggacagtgggaggtgtccctgtccatggctgGGGGTGATACTGGGTGGgtttaaggccccttccaacccaaactattccatgttTTTATGGTTTTGGGATGTCTTGGTGCCATTACCTggcaggggcacagccctgtccccatcacAGCCATGTCCTGATCACAGCCATGTCCCGACTCTGCTCCCGAGGGTGGAAGCAGGGAGATAACACCAGGGAGATAACATCGCTGTGCAACACCGGAGGAAGGTCCGGGCGCTCTCAGGGTGTTGCAATCCCGTTGCTGGATTCCCGGGCAGGATGAGCACACCAGGAGGGATGTAATTACACAGGGAAAATATCCCAGCTTGAGAAACTCACTGAGGATTTGTGCCGAGGGATCCTGGCCCTCGGTGGGAGCGTGGTCCAAGGTTCGGTGGTACCAGTCCGAGGTTCTGTGTTATCAGTCCAAGGTTCGGTGTCACCGATCTGAAGTTCAGTGCTACCGGTCCGAGGTTCGGTGTTACCAGTCCGAAATTCAGTGTTACCAGTGCAGAGGTTTGGTGTTATCACTCCGAAATTCGTG encodes:
- the PRR29 gene encoding proline-rich protein 29 isoform X1 produces the protein MTQPPPKQRKSLPGLFLQPRAMGSPPGAVPVLILQQLPGPGAAPPGPPPVRGDLIELMLIQTSQMHQLLMHGLAVAALMPLGAGPAPAPAQALAEPSQGKEEEEAVVFHHHYIPWPVPGPAPVRFLRSSLGDGRRAVPPPPPPSATGTVGPGVPPAAEFYSAEERGL
- the PRR29 gene encoding proline-rich protein 29 isoform X2, whose product is MTQPPPKQRKSLPGLFLQPRAMGSPPGAVPVLILQQLPGPGAAPPGPPPVRGDLIELMLIQTSQMHQLLMHGLAVAALMPLGAGPAPAPAQALAEPSQGKEEEEAVVFHHHYIPWPVPGPAPVRFLRSSLGDGRAVPPPPPPSATGTVGPGVPPAAEFYSAEERGL